The genomic region GCCAAGGAAGGGGAACTGCGGGTGGCAAAGCTGGTTGCAGCAAAAACCGCCAAATGCCTTGCTCCATCCGTCCGCAACGGGCGGCGGGATGCTTTTTCCCTTGTAAGCCACTGCTGTAGTTCATACCGGTCCATCCGGCACAAACTGGGTGCTGTCGTGCTCCCCGCCGCCGCCGCGATCGCCCTTGGTGGCTGTGTCGCCGCTCCGGTTACCGATACCCTTGAAAGCGCGGCCCTCGCCTCACCGGAAGTTGCCGCTCAAGACGGCACTACAGAAACTGCCTTTGCAAATGAGCCGGGCACCGTTCCGGTCCCCACCCGTTCGCCATCCGACTACAGCGCCGGCACCGAACTGGCGCTCTTGCCCGAGACCGGCGATCCGGTGCCAGCCCCCTCTGCCAATCAGGCCATCGCCCAGCAGGTCGACCTGAAAGCGGCAGCCCTTGCAAGCGAAACAGTGCCGGCACCCCAGCCCGCTGCAGAACCTGCAGCAGCCCCGGCCAGCGCGAATGCCAATGAAGCGAATACCAGTGAAGCCGTTGCCGTTGCCGTTACCGCTGACGCCGCAACCACCGCTGAAGGCAATGCCAACACGGTCACAGATCCCGTTACACCCTCTCAGGAAGTTGCCAGCGTCCAGCCGCTCACCCAGCAAAAGGTGGAGCAGCCGAAAAAGCCCCGCGGCCTGTTCGGCCTGTTCATGGCCAACCGCCAGGCAAAACCGAAAAAGACGGTACAACCTTCAAAACCTGCCATCGCCTCGGCTTCAGCCCTGTCTTCCGGCGGAGCGGGCCTTCCCGGCGTACAGCGCAAAAGCGCCATTTTCGGCATCAATGGCGCTGATGGTTCGACCGGCGAAGAGGGCCTTGCCGGCGAGCACAACATTCAGGTCGCTTCCGTTGGCGGTATCGGCCGGCTGATTTCTCCAACCGGGCTCATCCTGCAGACAGACAAGGTCAAGGTCAGTTGCTTCAAGCCTGAACTGCTTGCCATCCTCAAAAAGGTGGAACGCCGCTACGGCAAAAAGGTCATGGTAACCTCGGGCTATCGCAGCCCGAAACGCAACCGCCGCGCCGGAGGGGTTTCCAACTCGACCCACATCTACTGCAAGGCAGCCGACATCCAGGTGGACGGCATCTCCAAATGGGACCTGGCCAAATATCTGCGCACCATCGAAGGCCGTGGCGGTGTCGGCACCTATTGCCGTACAAGGTCCGTCCATATCGATGTGGGAAGCCAGCGCGACTGGCACCATCCCTGCCGCCGTTCGGGCTCGCGCTCCAAGAAGAAGAAAGCCTAGGCCAGGGCAGCCGTTTCGACGCCCTTTTGCAGCGTTGCAGAATTTTCCACGGCAGCGGTGTTTTTCCGGTTGAAGCACTGGCCGTTCATCTCTATAAGCGCGGCACGAAGCAACTGCTTGCTTCCAACGTGCGCCCTTCGTCTAGCGGTTAGGACGCCGCCCTTTCACGGCGGAAACAGGGGTTCGATTCCCCTAGGGCGTACCACTAAATCCCAACATTAGTTGTTTATCACACGGCTTTCCGGGTGTAACCTGCCGCTTCCACAACTCTGTGTTTGCGCTTGTCCACAACTGTGCTTTGATCTCCGTATAAATCACGGAGGCGATAATGATTTTCATCGAAAACCGGGCAGCACAAAAAAATGTGTGGCGTATCAACCTGCGAACATCGGCTGCAGCGCTGAGCTTTCTAGCCGCCCAGACCCTGGTAGTATACGCCGAACCGCTGAACTGCGGAGACTACTCCAACACGGCCGCTATTTCACTTGGCGATGGAGATAACGACCAGTTCAGTGACAGCAGTGGCTTCGATGGGGAGCGCAATGGGCCGATCGCCAACGAAGATATCTGTCGCAACCTTGCCATAGCCAATGCACTTGCCGAACCCGATCTGATCGCAGGTGAGAAATTCGGCATCAAGTTGAGTTTTGGCACGGCAGCCAATGAAGATGTGACAGCGGTCGGAATCGGATTGAAGACCGTGCTTTCTGAAAATCTCAACGGCACCGGAACACGATTGACGGGCAGCGGTGCAATCGCCGTCAGCGGCGATCAGAGAGGAACTCGATTGGGACTGCAACTCAGTTGGTAGCAAGGTTGCCATTGCCGGTCTTTGACACCGGTCTTTAGCCCAATGGGTTTGAGTGCGTTTACAACTTCAAGCCTTCACAGTTTCAGAAAGACAGTGCATGAAAAAGGACCGCATTTCGGTCTTCGTAACCTTGCGGTAATCCTCAAACCTCCGCTCCTGGCGCTCTTCCCGCCAGCCGGTTGCTGCCTGAAGCGCCAGCGCCACCGAAAAACCGGCTTCAAACACCGGCATGAGCGGCTTCAGCCCCCGCCAGTCCGCGGGTTCGCCACAGGCACGCTGCCAGCGGTCATTGAAGGCGAACTGCTGATCCGTCCATCGCCATTGCGGATGGCTCTCAACCACATCGCGGTCGAGATATTCGATGCCCACATTCGACCACCAGCTCATCTCGCCCGTTTCCACGCTTTCGCACAGATAGCGGTTTTCCGGCTGATCGCTGGAAATGCGGTGCAGCCAGCACAAGGACCACCCGTGCTGCGGGATGCCGGACACCAAAATCAGATCGCCCGCCTGCGCCATTTTTCCCAGAAAACCGATCGGATTGAACGCAGGTCCGTATCCACTGGGGCGCTCATCCCCAAGGCGATGGGCAAGACAGTTCTGCAGAACGAAATCGAGAATTTCGTCACGCGCCCGGGCTTTTTGAAACACTTTTGTCATCACCAACGCCATCATGCCGCCATCAATTCAATCCGGCGACAGGTGTAAGATATTTGTCATTGTAAGAAATATGACAAAGTCGGCAAGGGCAAGGTGTAAAATTGTCGTGACCTAACGGCAACAGAGCACATCAAGCCCGCTGTCAGGCAGACTCAGCGTGGTTTCGTTTGAGAATTGCTGATTTGAACACGTTACAGCGTCAATGCGGGCGATCGGTTCGCCACTGCGACGGTTATGCCGGGCAACCACCACCTCATAAATCGTGAGGCTTCACCCTCAAAATACCCCCCAGATTTTGGTGGCT from Salaquimonas pukyongi harbors:
- a CDS encoding YcbK family protein; translated protein: MELESGPDDMPAKEGELRVAKLVAAKTAKCLAPSVRNGRRDAFSLVSHCCSSYRSIRHKLGAVVLPAAAAIALGGCVAAPVTDTLESAALASPEVAAQDGTTETAFANEPGTVPVPTRSPSDYSAGTELALLPETGDPVPAPSANQAIAQQVDLKAAALASETVPAPQPAAEPAAAPASANANEANTSEAVAVAVTADAATTAEGNANTVTDPVTPSQEVASVQPLTQQKVEQPKKPRGLFGLFMANRQAKPKKTVQPSKPAIASASALSSGGAGLPGVQRKSAIFGINGADGSTGEEGLAGEHNIQVASVGGIGRLISPTGLILQTDKVKVSCFKPELLAILKKVERRYGKKVMVTSGYRSPKRNRRAGGVSNSTHIYCKAADIQVDGISKWDLAKYLRTIEGRGGVGTYCRTRSVHIDVGSQRDWHHPCRRSGSRSKKKKA